The genomic interval GTAATAGATAATATATACAGTATGTTATCTAAGGCTGAGGTTGTTAGCAAAAAGACAGATTTACCTCCAGATTATATTTTTGAAATACATGTTGGTGATGAAGAAAAGAAATTCTATTATGTAACAGGTGTAAAAAATAATGGAGAAGGTAATTTCTATGATGGAGATCACTTTTATAGAATATCTAAGAGATTAGATAACTATTTAATGCAAAATATGCAGGCAATAAGAAAACCTAGAGCTTTTGATGAAATATACTATACTTCAATACTTGAAGTAATGAAAAAAGAAAAAGATGAACTAAACAAAGATAATGCCAAAGTTGGTATTGATATACTTGGAGATAGAGATTGTACAAAATATATGTTATCATCAGATATTGAAGATTTTGAAAAAGATGTAAAAAAAGTAGTTCCAAATGCTTCAATAATGAACCATAATAGAGATGACTTTGATATAATAGTTACTGTAAGAAATTATGGTTATACATCTACTATGTTTAGAACTGTAATAACCATTGAAAACAGATTAACTCATTCAGAGAAAAAATTCTATGTAGATGGAGTTTATAAGAACTCTTGGGACATCAATGTTTATGATAGTTGGAAAGATGTTCAAAAGGAATGGGATAGATAACAGAATGGAGGATTTTTCTTATGGGAAGTTGTGCAAGTTGTGCAAATAAAGACAAATGTAGTTCAGCTAGTAAAGATGGAGGATGTAGTTCATCAGTACCAGCAAAATTAGGAACTAACTACGGAAATATTAAAAATGTTATAGGTGTTATAAGTGGTAAAGGTGGAGTTGGTAAATCAACTGTTACTGGAATATTAGCTACTCAATTAGCTAAAAAAGGATATAAAGTTGGAGTATTAGATGCTGATATAACAGGACCATCAATGCCAAGATTCTTTGGGATAAATGAAAAAAGAGCAGATATAGTTGCCATGGATAGTGAAGGTAAGCAAGTTAAATTTGTTCCAGTAAAAACTGAGCTAGGAATAAAAGTTATATCAATGAACTTACTTATGGAAGTTGAAGATGATCCTGTAATTTGGAGAGGACCAATGGTTACAGGAGTATTAAACCAAATGTTTAAAGATACTGATTGGGAAGAATTAGACTACTTATTAATAGATATGCCACCAGGAACAAGTGACATAACATTAACAGTAATGCAAACATTCCCTATAAAGGAATTAGTAATAGTTTCAACACCTCAAGACATGGTATCAATGATAGTTAAAAAATTAGTTACTATGGCTCATAAGATGAATGTTGAGGTAAGAGGAGTAGTTGAAAACATGGCTTACATAGAGTGTGAGTGTGGTAAGAAGATGAGAGTATTTAGCAAGAAATCTTCAGAAGAGCATGCTGAATATTTAGGACTTCCTCTAATAGGAGAATTACCAATAAACTT from Clostridium perfringens carries:
- a CDS encoding Mrp/NBP35 family ATP-binding protein: MGSCASCANKDKCSSASKDGGCSSSVPAKLGTNYGNIKNVIGVISGKGGVGKSTVTGILATQLAKKGYKVGVLDADITGPSMPRFFGINEKRADIVAMDSEGKQVKFVPVKTELGIKVISMNLLMEVEDDPVIWRGPMVTGVLNQMFKDTDWEELDYLLIDMPPGTSDITLTVMQTFPIKELVIVSTPQDMVSMIVKKLVTMAHKMNVEVRGVVENMAYIECECGKKMRVFSKKSSEEHAEYLGLPLIGELPINLDLTEALENGKAEEYVAENPLYSLIFEGLY